The genomic DNA TTTCTGTTCCTCTTACTGTACTGAACCTTATTACTACTTAATCTATGATGAACTTCGTCTGCTACCaaaaaaatgacattttcCAAAAGAGAGACGAAGCCTTGCAGCATAGACCGGCGCCcctattatttatatatataactttgcTTAGAAAAGATGATATAATAACTTTAGGTGCTGAGCAAGCTCTGCCTTTGATACATACAGCTAGTTGAACTGTGGACCCTTGATGACATTAATTACATGGAGAAGCCATACTATGAACATGGGATTTAGTACCATGATTCGGTTTCAAAgggtaaaataatatattttaaaaatattttggactgAAAAATTAACATTAGGACTAAAACGAACAAATTATGTAACTTTTACGTTAAAATTGAACGAAAAATACGTTTGAGATGAAAAcgaaaaaaagagtaaagatCGAGGACCaaaaatgttttctttttcattatttgttACCAAATTTCTTGTGATATACGAATGAGAAACAGAGAAGTGAGAGGTCTTGTCTCGTTCTGAGACAATGCGAGCacccatccatccatccatgtACAATAATTCTgtcacgatttttttttttccaaaaatgtTCTGAAACAGATCTCTTGCCGTTTTCCATATAtcttttcatatataaaacatgcaaaagcAATAGTTAGGATCTATGCGCAAGTCTGAGAGCCCGCCTCTAGGCTCTGTATCCGCGTGCAAATAAAAGGTTAGTAACTGGATCTATTTGAGGAAGGACTAAGCTGCCTTGAACGTCAAAGACCCTCATTACgtataaaagaaatttaaaattgtaaGGATCTGTTACAATGGCCTTCGCAGTCTTATTGAAAACGATATTCGTTGAATTCTCTAATATCAGATAAGCCCTTTTAATAGTTTCCAGACATCCAAAATTAGCTGTAAAAATCTGGGACATGAATATGACTGTTCCTAACTAAAGGTTTGTGGTCCCTGGTATTCTTCTCCCGGCTGCAACTTATTCATAGCATCTCAACGAATCTCTGATCTGCAAGTGCATTCTTTTTTGACAAATTAGTTCAAGGGCATTATATAACTTCGAGCTTGAATTTCATAAATGAATTATATTGGTGGTTTAACCCAAAAGAGAATACGGATTAATGTATCTCATGTAGTTGATCACAGTAGCTATCCGTGTAGGGGAGCTATAGGTCTGTGAATTAAAAGCTGCGTCAGCCAGCGACGGTGGATATCGATCAGTTTCTGGAACTTTATGATACCATAGCAGATATAAGCTCGAAGAATAGCTGATGTGCTTGTAAGTTCatattcaattttcatttacttgATACCCCCAAGTTCATTTCTCTTGCCATGAGGTATATATATCTCTCAAAAACTGTCATTAAGGGTGTATTTCTCTTGCGACGGCATGGCATTCTCGGGTATAGATGACATACTATTTAATGATGTCACTCATTCTTCTTAGATCCCTAATTAACTAGGATATTCTTATAAACTTTCAGTACGTTGAGATATTTACTCTTACCATTCGTTCCTATGTATGTGAAGAAAACGAgatctcaatatatatatatatgtatatgtatatatgtatatgtatatgtatatgtatatatttttaaatttttgccGAGCTCGTTGCGTGTATGAATAAAACAGAGAAGTGAGAGGTCTTGTCTCGTCCTGGGACAATGTGAACAACCATCCAACCATATACAATAATTCTCTCTCGTGCAACTTTTCTGCCTCAAAATATTCTGAAACAGGTCTCTTGGTCTCGTTCGGTTTTTGCAGCCTTTTCATATATAAAACAGGTAATCCTATTTTGTCTCAACTACATATCTTTTGTGCCCGATACAAGAAAACCATCTCACATGGAGCAATTTATTCCTCCTCCAATTTAATTTGACACATacctgcatatatatatatatatgaggatGCTTACACACCTAATGAAAAAGCATCACTCCGCATGTATTTTAAGGGACACAGATATTACCATCTAACGTGCATATCAGAAACAGTAATGGGCTACATCTAAGTAAGAGCCATTACGAACATCTTAATCAAAAGGCTACCTTCATGTCTTTAAACTATCCATCGAAACTGGCAGGGACCCAAGCCGTGGCAAAGACGGAGTTGTGGCCCTTCCATGTTAGAATCAGCATGTCCTCTTCTCTCTTCATTCCCCAGCCACTGGCATGTTCATCCAACAATGACTTCACTTCACCGACTGTCTCTTCACAGAATGGTGCGCTGAGAAATCCCATATTCTTCATCCTATGCGTCAGCTGAGCTCCCGACTCTAGCCTCTCTATCCTCTGGCACCCTTCGAATTCCAGGATGTTCTCGATTTTATGGCCGATATCAGATTCGTAATCTATGCGCTGGCTACTGTCCTTGGGCAAGAAAGTCTCCAAGGCATCGAAAGGTATCCACAAGTAATTAAAGCAAGAGGTGATTCTTGATGTTAGACTCGGCCCACTCAAGTCGGAGTCTTCATCTACCACAGTTACTATACAGGGGTCGAGCTCCTTGATAATGTCAAGGAAGGCATCTCGACGACTGGATTCTTCGCCTAGTCGACCACTCTGCCGATCATTTGGCTCATCACATAAATAGCGAAGCCAGTTTTGACAATTGATTACCAGAGCCTCCCCATTGCTATGATCGAAAGAGAGAGAACTTAGTTGATCTAGTAACGATTGAAAAGGAAACCTAGGGGATTCGTTAAAATGGTTTTCACTAGAGAGGGAGCAGGGTGAGTCATCAATCACATCGAACTCGAAACGGACATCCCTAAACTTGGCGAAATTTCCCAAACGGAAGCCGACTTCTTCAATAGACACGTTAAGCAAGGGAGGAACTGGTGGCCTGAAGTTTGGGACCGTGATTTTTAAGGAAGGAGGCCCCTCAGGCCGCTTAGCCAGAGCATCTATAAGAGTCGGCCACTGCATGCAGTGAGTGATGCTAAAATCTAAGATATGAACCTTTGAGTACCCTTCAATTGCTTTATATATAGCACCATTCGAAGCGCAAAACCCAAATCTATGCCAAGGGATGAGGTCAACGTACACAGCTAGGTCCGTCACACTCATCAGCCTTCTTGGGATCGTGCTGGTGCCATTAAATCCCACAGCAGTGGGGCAAAGCCGAGACGCCCTAGAGATCAGTGCCCGTAAGAACCATGAGGTGAGCCTCTGGTTCGGGTCGCCCGAGGAAGAGGCCACGTTGTTCAGCACCCACATGACCTGCTGGGCAAGAGTGACGTCGTTGCTCTCCAGGGCGCTCGCGCAGTGGAGAAGCAGCTTCTCTATGCATGCTCCGTCGAGGCTACCTAGACATCCTCGGAGGGCACCGGAGAGGGGAGCCTGAGGGTTGTTGAGGAGATTGAGGTTTCGAAGGTATAAGGATGGAGTGCTTTTTGTCAGTTCAGCCCTCATAGCGATGGCTCGAGTAGAAGTTAGGGTTTCGTTGCTCtttctctctcgctctctctttctctcacgTCTGCATGGAAGGGAAACAAATGTTCATCGAAAGGGTCTTCTTTTTAATGGTGGGAAATGGGGTTCGCACTCTTCTGATGGAGATTGGTGGGTAGAATAATTAATGGAACTGAAGAGTGAAGACAAGCGCGAGCTAGCTAGGGTTTTTATAAGCGATTGTAGCCATACAGGAACTGAATTTGTGACGAGCTAGGTTCGTGATTATGCAAGTTAAGCCAACACATATATTGAAGCTTCACAATTGAAAGAGAGAGGTCCTTGTCATGGAATTATCCGTATTGTCCAAACCCTTATCTTATGAATATCAAGAGAGATGCATGCCCATAACGCCAGACTtcgtggtttttttttttttggggggttgTCGGGGTTTGATTTAGTAAAGGTTTTGTGTTTATAtacaccaaaaaagaaaataagtgaAGGGATCATTCACTCttttttccccaaaaaaaaaaaaacaagagagAGATTATTCCACCTATATCTCAAGTGCGCGATAGCTCATAGGATCCCCACTTCAATTGATTTGGCATGAGTTTCTAAGACAAAGATAATTAGATACTACGGTATCCGAAGAAGCGAGTCATTGTGCGTGagataaaaagagaaaattcattACGTTCAGAAGAGGTTAACACGGATTTTATGGATCGCCAATCCTTACGCGTAAAATGCCGTCGGAATTGTTGTTAAGATATATTTGTATTCCACTCCTTGTTTTTTCTGTAGACATTACCCTCGTATCGATCATAAGGTGATTATTGTGTAAGTTATTCTTTCTGATCAGAGTGGACTAATATGAGAGAATCGCAAGCATTGCACTCAATGCAATAATTAAACTTGCCAAGCGAACTAGTAACAATTATTTGCGTGCATGAAGTAGACATCACTACATAGTCAAATCCACAGAATAAATCAAATTGCGTTTCAAAGGATTAAGTTGGAGGTAAGCGAAATCATCATATGATGCCTTAAAGCTTGCTCACAATTGTGATGCTTTGCTAAGCTATTTTGGTATATAAATCTCGTTTATTCCCCACTCACTTTCATAGACAATATATACTGattttctttctatatatGTGTGAAATATGGTGCGTAGAGTAAGTTAAGGAAGCTGTCTTAGCCGGCCACTGTTTTGTCGAATTTGAGTTCACGAATTGCCCATCAAGACAAGGAAtgcaattatattattatcttaaatttaataatcaaAGTAATATGTCCAAAATTTGATGATAATAAACATTTATACTTGGGATTTTGATGCCTAGAAATTCTGTTCCATGCATCCCACATGTGGAGTTAAAAACTTGGTTTTTGGTCCCTGACATGTGGGTACAACACAAAGGACAAACTCGATCGATCGAACCATCTTCTTCCCAAAAGATATTCCACTGGAAATTGTATTTTCTGTTCACTAAGTTGTCACTCTCTTTGCACGtatttgatataaaatatGATGGAACACCTTCATCAAAGGATCTGCAAACTCCAAGCATTAATTTTGTTTGCCCTCTCACCCAATTATTGATATGTGTAGTCTATTCTTAATTCGACCATGCAACTAAAAAGTCAATATGAGATATAAATAGATCCACTTAATTTGGATTTTCATCCGAAACTGATAGAATATATAGTCATTCGGCCCATCATTTTACCTCTAAAATCGACTTAAGAGATTATGCATTCAATTCTCATTGAGACTTTTTGTACCCTTTTGTTCCCATTCCCTGCCCTATCTCTACTAAAAACATGCATTAACCACGATATTAACTGTTCGGCCACATCGGCAGATAATTATCGGGTACCTGATTGTCCTGAACCAATAATACTTGAAAATCCTACCCGTGCAAGAGGCATGCAGTACACGGGCACATAATTGAAATGGAGTACGTACTAGCTTGTAATCTATTTTTCAATGAGTTCcttgatttatttttcatatattcagATGTACCATGCAACAGCAAACATACAATATTTATGTATCTGTATCTGTTTAGTTGAAGTGAACCTTCATCTGTCACGGCAACTTTTGCTTTCTGATTCGTGTATGTAGCTGTGCTGCGTGCATGAAGACATGTCTCTATCACTTTTACCGTCTTACGTACTAAGACACATCCTCTAGTTAGATCTTTTTAGAGATGTTAATTGATAGAAAAATTCAgtctatatttattattgcAGTATTTAAATATCTTattgtttttattaaatttagatATCTCTCTTTAATTGACTATAAATATGAGTTTTATACTACTTGAGTTCTTCGACAAGTAACAAACAGTAATTTCTCGAATGAAATTcgtttcttctctcttttttctttttctctccgcgctttttgttttttttttttgagcttTTTGTTTTAGTGAATTGTCACTTGCAGATTTTCTCCTCTTTAATGAAAAGAGGTAAGGATTCAATGGATCctataaatttaatgaaaagtggGTTCATGAATAAATATTGTTTCTCCATTTTATAATGAATTTTTACATGTGGATTTTTTCCACTGTGCTTGACAAGAGTAAATGGTAAGTTCTCGAATGAAtgtcattttttcttttttatttttaatgaattttcaaatgcGAATTTTCTCCACTGTGTTCGAACCTCCCCAAGTCGCACTCCAAATTCAAGTGATAAGGAATTCGATGGACCCTATAGAGGCTATCTTACAATGAGATAACATCTTACCtacataaaaataattttttatacaaaagattattcaatttttttagataTATTTCTTAGGAGTTTTGGTCAACaactttaattttcattaGGATTTTGTTACGATATTGATTACTATATCACATggagaaaatatattatgaacaattgcatattaattatttattatcatttttcccaaaaaaaaatgtttttatAGAATTgttgcatttttatttattaagaatcaaaaaattccatattttaatatttaactaTTTCGCAATTAATTTTCTGACAATTATTAGATACTACATAAATATACTGAAATATTGatgtttgatattttgaattgaTGATTATTTTATCTGGTTGGATATCGTATAGTTtcggaaaattttattttgtgttGGACATCATATCTAAGAAATTGAGATTTGATACGTATggagttaaaaataaatacaattcCGAATATACACTATCCATTAAATATTgaatacaaaaatatattatttcttatgattttatttttataatctatattaatcatatatatatatatatatatcaaactgCAAGTTATAAGATATTATGAAGAGGTCTTATTTTCCTAagctaattttttaaattatgtttctttttttttccaattcaaatatatactttccagttgttttgcttttctaaaataatattttagattATGTGATTCTAacttgagccatacaaggtgGTGGAGGGGTAATTTGCCTATATTAAACTTATTTGTTGTCACTTTAGAGGAATAAAAGCAATACTCCCCAATACAAACTAAATTATGACAATGTAATATGATTACtatcaatataatattataacataattattttaattgaaaaaattagaaaCATTTTCAGCGCAACGCGCGGGTTTTCATCTAGTTTGTCTTGAATAAAGACTGGCCAGAACAATGCGTATGTGTTGGAACTTACACCACGCCAGGCCCGAATATGGAACTTGTGACTAGTGAAGTCCTAATAAGTGGTATCTGAGTCCAGAAGTGGAAACCTGACTTGAAGCAGTCGTGTCCCACCTCACCCGAGCATGGGGGAATTGAGGGAAAATTAGCTCGAGCTTTTGGATTGAAAATGGGCCAAATCGTTTATAGGCTTAAAAggtatttttatatttgtacAATTGGGGGAAAACCTGACTTGGTACCTTAGTTCTTTCTTTATCCTTAACATCTTGTTTAGATAGAGGGTTATGGAGGGAAGTTTTATGAAGGGATTAAAACAATCTATGTTTGACaattaaaacataaaaagtTATGAAAGGTTATGGTGGTATTACTTAACCCTCTATAAACTatcaaaaattcatttttttcattccaCCAGCTTGTAGTGTTATGAAGGGATAAGTtgtcaaaattcatttttaatccttttctttttacaaaACGATAATGCCTTTTTTAACCTTATTACCTTTGTTTGTTCATATATACACccatatgtatatacattATAGCGATTATATAtacctttctttttctatacACCTCTGTTATATATACACcactattatttatttattttgtcaaaacctcttttatatatgtatatcagtATCAATTGTTCGTTCCTTTCTGTCTCCTAGtccgtatatatatacatatcatatGACTGTATATATCCATTTAAATGATAAACTCTACAggatacatatatacatatgtctacctatatgtatatattgcaAATATTGTACAATATATTGTTTATGTTTATTCGTGCATTATATAAAATGTGTATAATGGTCAAATAACATGGTTATTCCACTCCAACCCTTCTTGCAACTATGGAGGGTTAAGAAAATCCCCTCATAAACCACCCCACCCTATCCCTCCATAATTCATCCCACTCCATCCCTCCATAACCCATTCCATTCCATCCCTCCATAACTCATCTCATCCCATTATCCGAACAAGGCGTAAATGTTTTGTCTTAAATAGAGGTTTAAGGACGATTCAAAAATTAAGAAGACAGTGACAGCAGCCCCACGGTTTTTGGAGCCACGCAAAGTCTTTTTGCGGAAGAATACGTCATCATCATtgctaattattattaaacgTAGTAATCTTCACCCAAATTTTGGATTCGACCAATGATTGATATCTGATTATATTGACCAGACATGAATCTAAATTGTTAATGAGATTGGTCTGTTGGCAGCATCAGATGGAAATTACAGTAAAACATAGTTGTACTTGTTAGATCTCTCGCTCTTCAGGCGATTTTGTTCGTGATGGGGTGTCCGCGattgatagatagatatatacatacatacatacaggGGCACAGCCAATGAAGGAGCAGAGGGGGCAATTGTCCCCCtgaactttgaaatttttaaattttgcccAAAAagtatgtgttttttttatatgtaaaattagtaCTTTGCCCCCCCCtgaactttgaaatttttaaattttacctcAAAAATATAAGTTTGCCCCCTGATAAAAATCTTGGCTCCGCCCccgcatacatacatacatacattatGCATGAAACTTCGATGTGTCCAATGGGCAAAAAGAATTGTTGAGATGTTCACGTATGGTGCAAAGCTACAAACACTAACGGACATCTGAATTGGGCAGCCTTTTGTAGCTATAATGTGTTCAATCATATGGTTTTATCTGTTGACCCCTTTGATGCAGCAGGAATCGAATGCGCATTGTCACAGTAGTATTTCTTTACATGCAGTAACATGCATGCTACATAAGTAAAACTCGGTTTACAAGATTTGTCCGGCCGTCGCAAGACCTTCAAGAGTCACACGCACTCATGAGATTCAATATAAGGGATCGGTAAGATTGTCGATAATAGGAAAAATAAGGGTTTACTTTAGAATAGCAAGCCCAATTCGGCTTTTGGGCTGGTCTTACCAATCAATATGGAGAAGTGAGCATGTCGGCCAGCAAACCGGAATTTTGTTTTGCTGAGGGCCTTGGCCACTCCGCTGGAGGAGCCCAGTGCCTCTAATAGTAATGCTCCTCCAATGTCAATGAGCTCGGCATTGCAAGGAGCAGATTCGATGAGAAAAGAAGGTATTCTATGGAGCAATGATATCATATGATTATAATTGTCAAATGACAAAGGTGACCTGACAGATCGTGTTCTGGGAGCGTGATAATTCATGCAGGTCCCACAGCAAATTCAATAAGATTCGGTGATGGCATGAATCGATAAACCAATCCGATTGAGCTCGAACAAGAAGTATACGTTCTTCGCGTTATTCTGATATATCAGTGTTACACAGTACTGCAACGGCCATCATTTTCTTACTTCAATTATGCATTTTACAATCACGCCTTCATCATTATTACACacgaaaattataatatatgaagATATTTATCTGCTAAAGTTTATGATAATTTAGAATTTAtgtgtttatatataaattagtcAGTGATCAATAAGTGACATGGTTCAACCAACTTCGATTGGGTGGGGATTCGATTTACCCTTCCAGCTGAAGCAACTCTTGGAAATGATGAAAACCACCATCCGCTCTCTCTAATTGGATAAGATTTAACGAAGGATATTTAACCATATATGATATGCGCTGCGTTCGGTAGACCGGATTAGACAGGATATAGATTTAGAATGGGATGAGAATCaaatatctcatgattttTCGTAATATCCCAATTAGTTATGAAAAAGATTACCTTAAAAACAAACGTttgtttataattattttaaaagtaatattaattttaatgattaaataaatcaaaagagaaaaagaaaaagaacatggAGAAAGGAAGAGGGCCTGTGCAGGGCCTCACCGGGGGTATGGTGGCTGCCGTAGGGACTGCACTGTCCCATAATCGTCTCTTTTACTTCACTCGAAGAGAGAATAGAGGAAGGAGATTAGAGCCGTGGTGGCTCGTCTCTTTTATTGAGAAGAGAGATAGACTCCTGTGCGCCATTGAGGCCAGACGCTGGCAATCGCCATAGACGAGGTCATCGGCAAGCACTATATCTACAAGCGATCTTGTTGAGACGGTGGTGGTTGAGGCGGTGGTGGCCGGCATCATGCCACCACCATCCCTCTCGATTCTTCAATTCTTTTAATGCCATATTTTGTAAATCTAAAACAGGAGTAGGGGTATTCCAGTCCCATTATATAAAATCTATCCTAAAACGCCGTAAATCCACCTCCTAATTAGGATTATAGTTCCTCAATAATAATGTCGTGGCAGATTCCTAATTTAGTTCCTACCTAATTACACCAAACACGGGTTTAGGATTTCGAAAATCCTAGCCTACTATTTATGCAGGCAGATCAAATGTGGCCATAATGTAATAGGTAACGTGTAAACAATTAGGATCAAATTAGTAAATCAATATAAATCATTAAGTACTCaataattttactatataagCACAGTCTTGATTTGAAAAGAAGAGTAAAATGCAGTTTACCCCCAACCTTTGGCCTTATTGGCAAAGTGCCCCTGACCTT from Punica granatum isolate Tunisia-2019 chromosome 2, ASM765513v2, whole genome shotgun sequence includes the following:
- the LOC116194169 gene encoding scarecrow-like protein 32 → MRAELTKSTPSLYLRNLNLLNNPQAPLSGALRGCLGSLDGACIEKLLLHCASALESNDVTLAQQVMWVLNNVASSSGDPNQRLTSWFLRALISRASRLCPTAVGFNGTSTIPRRLMSVTDLAVYVDLIPWHRFGFCASNGAIYKAIEGYSKVHILDFSITHCMQWPTLIDALAKRPEGPPSLKITVPNFRPPVPPLLNVSIEEVGFRLGNFAKFRDVRFEFDVIDDSPCSLSSENHFNESPRFPFQSLLDQLSSLSFDHSNGEALVINCQNWLRYLCDEPNDRQSGRLGEESSRRDAFLDIIKELDPCIVTVVDEDSDLSGPSLTSRITSCFNYLWIPFDALETFLPKDSSQRIDYESDIGHKIENILEFEGCQRIERLESGAQLTHRMKNMGFLSAPFCEETVGEVKSLLDEHASGWGMKREEDMLILTWKGHNSVFATAWVPASFDG